A genomic region of Eucalyptus grandis isolate ANBG69807.140 chromosome 5, ASM1654582v1, whole genome shotgun sequence contains the following coding sequences:
- the LOC104447212 gene encoding wall-associated receptor kinase-like 1, whose protein sequence is MSAFKLIKLDGSTATGLGAIVLLLLSWWLYKFIKRRRAAKLKQKFFQRNGGLILQQRLSSIEDNHKAKGKLFASTELDIATDHFNKSRILGQGGQGTVYKGMLIDGTIIAIKKSKVVNVRQVERFINEVIILSEINHRNVVRLLGFCLECEVPLLVYEFVPNGTLYQYLHDPCRGFPISWETRLRIANEIAGALSYLHFAAAIPIYHRDIKSSNILLDEIYRAKVADFGTSRAITIDQTHVTTKVQGTVGYLDPEFFRTSQFTDKSDVYSFGVVLVELLTREKPICELRAEEGRCLATYFIISMEENRLFNILDKEVLDHGEKEEINAVSNLAKRCLSLKGRYRPAMKEVAMELERVRSLRNPVVIWQNDEEIDHIRSGSIYPLGAVSTLMRSEADVELTLLEDDQSLFYDLPR, encoded by the exons ATGTCGGCTtttaagttaatcaaattgGACGGAA GTACGGCCACGGGTCTTGGAGCCATAGTATTACTTTTGCTTTCTTGGTGGTTGTACAAGTTCATTAAAAGAAGGCGTGCGGCAAAGCTCAAGCAAAAGTTCTTCCAACGTAATGGTGGACTTATATTGCAACAACGCCTATCTTCTATTGAAGACAATCACAAGGCAAAAGGTAAATTATTCGCCTCAACGGAGTTAGACATAGCTACGGACCATTTTAACAAGAGCCGAATACTAGGTCAAGGTGGTCAAGGAACGGTTTACAAGGGAATGTTAATAGATGGAACAATCATCGCAATCAAGAAATCTAAAGTTGTCAATGTAAGACAAGTCGAACGGTTCATCAATGAGGTCATTATTCTCTCTGAAATCAATCATAGAAATGTGGTTAGACTGTTGGGATTCTGCCTAGAGTGTGAAGTTCCTCTTCTAGTATATGAATTTGTCCCTAATGGAACCCTCTACCAATATCTTCATGATCCATGTAGAGGATTTCCTATATCTTGGGAGACACGGTTAAGAATTGCTAATGAAATTGCTGGGGCTCTTTCGTATTTGCACTTTGCTGCAGCCATCCCGATTTATCATCGAGATATCAAGTCATCGAATATACTCTTAGACGAAATCTATAGAGCCAAAGTGGCGGATTTTGGAACTTCCAGAGCAATTACCATCGACCAAACTCACGTGACCACAAAGGTGCAAGGAACCGTTGGATACTTGGACCCGGAATTCTTCCGAACAAGTCAATTTACGGATAAGAGtgatgtctatagctttggagttgttctTGTTGAGCTATTAACCAGAGAAAAGCCAATTTGTGAATTGAGGGCGGAAGAAGGAAGATGTCTAGCCACATACTTCATCATTTCGATGGAGGAGAACCGTTTGTTCAATATTCTTGATAAGGAAGTATTAGATCAtggggagaaagaagaaattaatgCTGTGTCTAACCTGGCGAAAAGATGCTTAAGCCTTAAGGGAAGGTATAGGCCCGCAATGAAGGAAGTGGCAATGGAATTGGAGCGAGTACGATCCCTCCGAAATCCTGTGGTCATCTGGCAAAATGATGAAGAGATCGACCACATAAGATCTGGATCTATCTATCCTTTGGGTGCGGTCTCCACATTGATGCGATCGGAAGCAGATGTGGAGCTGACTTTGCTGGAGGACGATCAATCGCTCTTTTATGATTTGCCAAGATGA
- the LOC104445279 gene encoding 50S ribosomal protein L21, mitochondrial — protein MASRRCLQALTRRAAPLSSSLRRLKNPPPPPVSAPAPPESLFQARRASAGLQPSRCPPWPPRARLFCSNRRSEDDDDDDEGDEDEEEEESDGEGGEVMEESDCETGKASSRSKWDYTPEEREAEAAAIGYTVLGPLQRSERVFTPYEPVFAVVQIGSHQFKVSNGDCIFTERLKFCDINEKLILNKVLLVGSQTQTIVGRPTVPDAAVHAVVEEHALDAKVIIFKKKRRKNYRRTKGHRQELTKLRITDIQGIEKPEKTDNEKPVKSAVKKSEKVAVAA, from the exons ATGGCGAGCCGGCGCTGCCTCCAAGCCCTGACCCGCCGCGCCGCGCCTCTCTCCTCGTCGCTCCGCCGCCTCAAgaatccgccgccgccgcccgtctCCGCTCCGGCCCCTCCCGAATCGCTCTTCCAAGCCCGGCGGGCGTCGGCCGGCCTCCAGCCGAGCCGGTGCCCTCCGTGGCCGCCGCGGGCGCGTCTCTTCTGCTCCAACAGGAGGAgcgaggacgacgacgacgacgacgagggggacgaggatgaggaggaggaggagtcggaCGGCGAGGGAGGGGAGGTCATGGAGGAGAGCGACTGCGAGACGGGCAAGGCCTCGTCGCGGTCCAAGTGGGACTACACGCCCGAGGAGAGGGAGGCCGAGGCCGCCGCGATTGGGTACACGGTGCTCGGCCCCCTGCAGAGGTCGGAGCGGGTCTTCACGCCTTACGAGCCGGTTTTCGCCGTCGTTCAG ATTGGATCGCACCAGTTCAAGGTGAGCAATGGGGACTGCATTTTCACGGAGCGGCTCAAGTTCTGCGACATCAATGAGAAG TTAATTTTGAACAAAGTTCTGCTGGTCGGCTCACAGACTCAGACAATTGTTGGCAGACCGACAGTTCCAGATGCAGCTGTACATGCAGTCGTCGAGGAGCAT GCATTAGATgcaaaagtaattatttttaagaaaaagaggaggaagaactACCGGCGAACCAAAGGACACCGACAG GAACTCACCAAGTTGAGGATAACTGACATTCAAGGAATTGAGAAACCTGAGAAGACAGACAATGAGAAACCTGTCAAGTCAGCAGTTAAGAAGTCGGAGAAGGTCGCTGTTGCAGCGTAG
- the LOC104447216 gene encoding uncharacterized protein LOC104447216, translated as MLLQFYGGYFSADGGRRSGGESGHDLKRAVSFAPMAMHTTESEDVISLHGSLVFVDPYVSAIFGKPKNRRLREFHVRGPRIPVRRGTVKFGLNGYWSQSSGKLCMVGSGVFFNRSFHAVFKLNYPLQSSINSSFVSGVLESLDGGDGAGGADHFGTVSVLALRSGSVDYEYSLIEKEGGIGSFDKFDDGKGDNLSSEKLGQGLCLALTRNLAFDLEYKIVCGGGKCNPLGTDVGFLPKAMSFTVIRCLEEGKMQLLLKFQNVTNVYYGYHNFDPSTTLIGEGEWDLKANRWCAVACRILNFSMSLTDAFAGNCSIKLCWRFPATFSVINRYPVVGWMWSNETVKDSGYFDKIKFRGHNDALPGVKYEYGVRGSAKPCESKAGKHKGKRYPNSYSSDMRFDMSIKFTKGQIAFGYSSPLFVGDKRFNSHLYNGSYMLTAHQTENAVQLDSTHGLLQNISYTIRFKPHDNFELGGENLSSKAVVIFAEGTYNNETGLLCMMGCRHVTQSGAEVYGSMDCEIQINIQLRPLTGKANEKIKGTIKSTRGKSDPLYFDSLDLASSSMYVEQADESIWRMDLEIVMVLVSNTLACVFVGLQLFHVKKQPEVLPFISITMLIGLTLGHMIPLLLNFEALVTNHNRQSIFLGSGGWLEVNEVIVRVVTMVAFLLELYLLRMTWSARHDDDKPKGLWVAEKKVIFVSLPMYIGGGLIAWFIHQWRNSHRSPFLRRGRISYQQVLFWGDLKSYAGLVLDGFLLPQLLFNLFFDSSVEALSRSYYVGTTIVHLVPHAYDLYRAHNSGWNLDPSYIYANHRMDFYSPAWDIIIPFGGLLFAVFIYLQQRFGGRCILPKRFRGTPVYEKVPTVGTIEL; from the coding sequence ATGCTCCTCCAATTCTACGGCGGGTACTTCTCGGCCGATGGTGGCCGGCGGAGTGGGGGCGAGTCCGGCCATGATCTGAAGAGGGCGGTGTCGTTCGCTCCCATGGCGATGCACACGACCGAGTCCGAGGACGTGATCAGTCTGCATGGGTCGCTAGTGTTCGTGGATCCCTATGTGAGTGCGATCTTTGGGAAGCCGAAGAACCGGAGATTGCGCGAATTTCACGTCCGCGGGCCGAGAATCCCCGTCAGGCGGGGTACGGTGAAGTTCGGGCTTAATGGGTACTGGTCTCAATCTTCAGGTAAGCTTTGCATGGTCGGATCCGGCGTGTTTTTCAACCGTAGTTTCCATGCCGTTTTCAAGCTGAATTATCCGCTGCAATCGAGTATTAACAGTAGTTTTGTTAGTGGGGTTTTGGAGAGCTTGGACGGTGGTGATGGTGCTGGTGGTGCAGATCATTTTGGGACTGTATCTGTACTGGCTTTGAGAAGTGGAAGTGTCGATTATGAGTATAGTTTGAtagagaaggagggagggattgggtcttttgataaatttgatgATGGTAAAGGAGATAATTTGTCTAGTGAGAAACTGGGGCAAGGTTTGTGCTTGGCCTTGACTCGGAATTTGGCCTTTGACTTGGAATACAAGATTGTTTGTGGTGGTGGTAAGTGCAACCCTCTTGGCACGGATGTCGGGTTTTTACCCAAGGCCATGAGCTTCACTGTGATTCGATGTTTGGAGGAGGGTAAGATGCAGTTGTTATTGAAGTTTCAAAATGTCACCAATGTTTATTATGGCTACCATAATTTCGATCCTAGCACTACCCTAATCGGTGAAGGAGAATGGGATTTGAAGGCCAATAGGTGGTGTGCTGTTGCTTGCCgaatcttgaacttttcaatgTCTTTGACTGATGCTTTCGCAGGAAATTGCTCGATAAAGTTGTGCTGGAGATTCCCTGCCACCTTTTCTGTTATAAACCGGTATCCAGTTGTAGGATGGATGTGGAGCAATGAAACTGTAAAGGATTCCGGTTATTTTGATAAGATCAAATTTCGGGGTCACAATGATGCATTACCAGGTGTCAAGTATGAGTATGGAGTGAGGGGGAGTGCTAAACCTTGTGAGTCAAAGGCTGGGAAGCATAAGGGAAAGAGATATCCAAATTCGTACTCATCGGATATGAGATTTGACATGTCAATCAAGTTTACGAAGGGGCAGATAGCTTTTGGTTATTCTTCTCCACTATTTGTGGGTGATAAACGTTTCAATTCACATCTTTATAATGGCAGTTACATGCTTACAGCACATCAAACAGAGAATGCAGTTCAGCTGGACAGCACCCACGGTCTCTTGCAGAACATCAGTTACACGATACGCTTCAAACCTCACGATAATTTTGAGCTAGGTGGCGAAAATCTTTCATCCAAAGCAGTTGTTATTTTTGCAGAAGGAACATATAATAATGAAACTGGTCTTTTGTGCATGATGGGCTGTCGCCATGTCACACAAAGTGGGGCAGAAGTGTATGGCTCAATGGACTGTGAGATTCAGATCAACATCCAGTTGCGTCCATTGACTGGGAAAGCAAATGAGAAAATCAAGGGGACTATTAAAAGCACTAGAGGGAAATCGGATCCTCTTTACTTTGATTCACTGGACCTAGCTTCAAGTTCAATGTATGTAGAACAAGCCGATGAGTCCATCTGGAGGATGGACTTGGAGATCGTGATGGTTCTTGTTTCTAATACTCTTGCATGTGTTTTTGTGGGCTTACAGCTTTTCCACGTGAAAAAGCAACCAGAGGTGCTTCCTTTCATTTCCATCACTATGCTGATTGGTCTTACTCTAGGACATATGATTCCTCTCCTGTTAAACTTTGAAGCACTCGTGACAAACCATAATAGGCAGAGCATTTTTCTCGGGAGCGGTGGGTGGCTTGAAGTCAATGAAGTAATTGTAAGGGTGGTTACTATGGTAGCTTTCCTTTTGGAGCTTTATCTTCTCCGCATGACTTGGTCTGCAAGACATGATGATGACAAACCCAAGGGCTTGTGGGTGGCTGAGAAAAAGGTCATCTTTGTATCTCTACCAATGTATATCGGCGGTGGGTTGATAGCTTGGTTCATTCACCAATGGAGGAATTCTCACAGAAGTCCTTTTCTACGCCGAGGCCGTATCAGTTACCAGCAAGTTTTATTTTGGGGGGACCTTAAATCTTACGCAGGATTGGTCCTGGACGGTTTTCTACTCCCTCAGCTCCTGTTCAACTTATTCTTCGACTCTTCTGTAGAAGCATTATCTCGTTCTTATTATGTTGGGACCACAATAGTCCATTTAGTACCCCATGCTTATGATCTTTACAGGGCTCACAATTCTGGCTGGAACCTCGATCCGTCTTATATATACGCAAACCATAGGATGGATTTTTACTCCCCTGCCTGGGACATTATCATTCCTTTTGGGGGTTTGCTGTTTGCTGTTTTCATCTACCTACAGCAGCGATTTGGAGGCCGGTGTATTCTTCCCAAGAGGTTTAGGGGGACTCCTGTGTATGAGAAAGTGCCGACAGTAGGCACTATTGAATTATGA
- the LOC120293956 gene encoding uncharacterized protein LOC120293956: MRNSWIFRRRPPDPHRAVDDALALSSLRSSSDASRSRTRAATADAVHLWKPPARDFLKCNIDGSYYPSNQEGTMACVSRNHHGILTDVYTKRFPAASAFQSEVQALTFTLHHLRNQGINIGNIVIESDCQILIDTVHRKKTPPWEERTLFNEIAALLPEYPSVCLQFCRREANGAAD, translated from the coding sequence ATGCGCAATAGCTGGATTTTTCGCCGTAGACCACCGGATCCCCATCGAGCAGTGGACGACGCCCTTGCACTGTCCAGCCTCCGATCTTCTTCAGATGCGAGCAGATCCAGAACAAGGGCGGCTACTGCCGATGCCGTCCATCTGTGGAAACCTCCAGCACGCGACTTCCTCAAATGCAATATCGACGGATCTTACTACCCAAGTAACCAAGAAGGAACGATGGCATGTGTTAGTCGAAATCATCATGGTATTCTAACAGATGTCTACACCAAGCGATTTCCAGCAGCCTCAGCGTTTCAATCGGAAGTTCAAGCGCTCACCTTCACTCTGCATCATTTGAGGAATCAAGGCATCAACATAGGAAATATAGTAATCGAATCTGACTGTCAAATCTTGATCGATACAGTCCACCGGAAGAAGACGCCACCATGGGAAGAAAGAACGCTCTTCAACGAAATTGCAGCTCTACTCCCCGAATACCCTAGCGTGTGTCTGCAGTTTTGTCGTAGGGAGGCCAATGGAGCAGCCGACTAG